Proteins encoded within one genomic window of Manis pentadactyla isolate mManPen7 chromosome 4, mManPen7.hap1, whole genome shotgun sequence:
- the ECHDC2 gene encoding enoyl-CoA hydratase domain-containing protein 2, mitochondrial isoform X2, with protein sequence MLRALTLRLPGPWRRPPTRGCASGAAAGDPEIQVRALAAADQGITEILMNRPSACNALGNVLVSQLLEALAQLREDRQVRVLLFRSGVKGVFCAGADLKEREQMSEAEVGVFVHRLRGLMNEIAAFPAPTIAAMDGFALGGGLELALACDLRVAASSAVMGLIETTRGLLPGAGGTQRLPRCLGVALAKELIFTGRRLSGAQAQALGLVNHAVAPNKEGDAAYHRALALAQEILPQAPIAVRLGKVAIDRGIEVDIASGMAIEGICYAQNIPTRDRLEGMAAFREKRPPQFLGE encoded by the exons ATGCTGCGCGCCCTGACCCTGCGCCTGCCAGGCCCCTGGAGGCGCCCCCCAACCCGCGGCTGCGCCTCGGGCGCGGCGGCCGGGGACCCGGAGATCCAAGTGCGCGCCCTGGCCGCCGCAGACCAAG GAATCACTGAGATTCTGATGAACAGACCGAGTGCCTGCAATGCCCTGGGGAATGTCTTGGTCAGCCAG CTGCTAGAAGCTCTGGCCCAGCTTCGGGAGGACCGGCAAGTGCGTGTCCTGCTCTTCAGAAGTGGAGTGAAGGGTGTATTCTGTGCAG GTGCAGACCTGAAGGAGCGGGAGCAGATGAGTGAGGCGGAGGTAGGGGTCTTCGTACACCGGCTCCGAGGCTTGATGAATGAGATTG CGGCCTTCCCTGCGCCCACCATTGCAGCTATGGATGGGTTTGCCTTGGGTGGAGGCCTGGAACTTGCCCTGGCCTGTGATCTCCGAGTGGCAG CTTCCTCAGCTGTCATGGGGCTGATTGAGACCACCAGAGGGCTCCTCCCAGGAGCAG GAGGGACTCAGAGGCTGCCTCGATGCCTGGGGGTGGCCCTGGCAAAGGAACTCATCTTCACTGGTCGACGCCTGAGTGGGGCGCAGGCCCAGGCCCTGGGGCTGGTGAACCATGCTGTGGCCCCGAATAAGGAGGGCGACGCTGCCTACCACCGGGCACTGGCACTGGCCCAGGAGATCCTGCCCCAG GCCCCCATTGCTGTGCGGCTGGGCAAAGTAGCCATTGACCGAGGAATAGAG GTGGACATTGCATCAGGGATGGCCATTGAAGGGATATGCTACGCCCAG AATATTCCCACCCGGGACCGACTAGAGGGCATGGCAGCCTTCAGGGAGAAGCGGCCCCCCCAATTTCTTGGCGAGTGA
- the ECHDC2 gene encoding enoyl-CoA hydratase domain-containing protein 2, mitochondrial isoform X3 has protein sequence MLRALTLRLPGPWRRPPTRGCASGAAAGDPEIQVRALAAADQGITEILMNRPSACNALGNVLVSQLLEALAQLREDRQVRVLLFRSGVKGVFCAGADLKEREQMSEAEVGVFVHRLRGLMNEIASSAVMGLIETTRGLLPGAGGTQRLPRCLGVALAKELIFTGRRLSGAQAQALGLVNHAVAPNKEGDAAYHRALALAQEILPQAPIAVRLGKVAIDRGIEVDIASGMAIEGICYAQNIPTRDRLEGMAAFREKRPPQFLGE, from the exons ATGCTGCGCGCCCTGACCCTGCGCCTGCCAGGCCCCTGGAGGCGCCCCCCAACCCGCGGCTGCGCCTCGGGCGCGGCGGCCGGGGACCCGGAGATCCAAGTGCGCGCCCTGGCCGCCGCAGACCAAG GAATCACTGAGATTCTGATGAACAGACCGAGTGCCTGCAATGCCCTGGGGAATGTCTTGGTCAGCCAG CTGCTAGAAGCTCTGGCCCAGCTTCGGGAGGACCGGCAAGTGCGTGTCCTGCTCTTCAGAAGTGGAGTGAAGGGTGTATTCTGTGCAG GTGCAGACCTGAAGGAGCGGGAGCAGATGAGTGAGGCGGAGGTAGGGGTCTTCGTACACCGGCTCCGAGGCTTGATGAATGAGATTG CTTCCTCAGCTGTCATGGGGCTGATTGAGACCACCAGAGGGCTCCTCCCAGGAGCAG GAGGGACTCAGAGGCTGCCTCGATGCCTGGGGGTGGCCCTGGCAAAGGAACTCATCTTCACTGGTCGACGCCTGAGTGGGGCGCAGGCCCAGGCCCTGGGGCTGGTGAACCATGCTGTGGCCCCGAATAAGGAGGGCGACGCTGCCTACCACCGGGCACTGGCACTGGCCCAGGAGATCCTGCCCCAG GCCCCCATTGCTGTGCGGCTGGGCAAAGTAGCCATTGACCGAGGAATAGAG GTGGACATTGCATCAGGGATGGCCATTGAAGGGATATGCTACGCCCAG AATATTCCCACCCGGGACCGACTAGAGGGCATGGCAGCCTTCAGGGAGAAGCGGCCCCCCCAATTTCTTGGCGAGTGA
- the ECHDC2 gene encoding enoyl-CoA hydratase domain-containing protein 2, mitochondrial isoform X1, whose amino-acid sequence MLRALTLRLPGPWRRPPTRGCASGAAAGDPEIQVRALAAADQGITEILMNRPSACNALGNVLVSQLLEALAQLREDRQVRVLLFRSGVKGVFCAGADLKEREQMSEAEVGVFVHRLRGLMNEIAAFPAPTIAAMDGFALGGGLELALACDLRVAAASSAVMGLIETTRGLLPGAGGTQRLPRCLGVALAKELIFTGRRLSGAQAQALGLVNHAVAPNKEGDAAYHRALALAQEILPQAPIAVRLGKVAIDRGIEVDIASGMAIEGICYAQNIPTRDRLEGMAAFREKRPPQFLGE is encoded by the exons ATGCTGCGCGCCCTGACCCTGCGCCTGCCAGGCCCCTGGAGGCGCCCCCCAACCCGCGGCTGCGCCTCGGGCGCGGCGGCCGGGGACCCGGAGATCCAAGTGCGCGCCCTGGCCGCCGCAGACCAAG GAATCACTGAGATTCTGATGAACAGACCGAGTGCCTGCAATGCCCTGGGGAATGTCTTGGTCAGCCAG CTGCTAGAAGCTCTGGCCCAGCTTCGGGAGGACCGGCAAGTGCGTGTCCTGCTCTTCAGAAGTGGAGTGAAGGGTGTATTCTGTGCAG GTGCAGACCTGAAGGAGCGGGAGCAGATGAGTGAGGCGGAGGTAGGGGTCTTCGTACACCGGCTCCGAGGCTTGATGAATGAGATTG CGGCCTTCCCTGCGCCCACCATTGCAGCTATGGATGGGTTTGCCTTGGGTGGAGGCCTGGAACTTGCCCTGGCCTGTGATCTCCGAGTGGCAG CAGCTTCCTCAGCTGTCATGGGGCTGATTGAGACCACCAGAGGGCTCCTCCCAGGAGCAG GAGGGACTCAGAGGCTGCCTCGATGCCTGGGGGTGGCCCTGGCAAAGGAACTCATCTTCACTGGTCGACGCCTGAGTGGGGCGCAGGCCCAGGCCCTGGGGCTGGTGAACCATGCTGTGGCCCCGAATAAGGAGGGCGACGCTGCCTACCACCGGGCACTGGCACTGGCCCAGGAGATCCTGCCCCAG GCCCCCATTGCTGTGCGGCTGGGCAAAGTAGCCATTGACCGAGGAATAGAG GTGGACATTGCATCAGGGATGGCCATTGAAGGGATATGCTACGCCCAG AATATTCCCACCCGGGACCGACTAGAGGGCATGGCAGCCTTCAGGGAGAAGCGGCCCCCCCAATTTCTTGGCGAGTGA
- the ECHDC2 gene encoding enoyl-CoA hydratase domain-containing protein 2, mitochondrial isoform X4: protein MNRPSACNALGNVLVSQLLEALAQLREDRQVRVLLFRSGVKGVFCAGADLKEREQMSEAEVGVFVHRLRGLMNEIAAFPAPTIAAMDGFALGGGLELALACDLRVAAASSAVMGLIETTRGLLPGAGGTQRLPRCLGVALAKELIFTGRRLSGAQAQALGLVNHAVAPNKEGDAAYHRALALAQEILPQAPIAVRLGKVAIDRGIEVDIASGMAIEGICYAQNIPTRDRLEGMAAFREKRPPQFLGE from the exons ATGAACAGACCGAGTGCCTGCAATGCCCTGGGGAATGTCTTGGTCAGCCAG CTGCTAGAAGCTCTGGCCCAGCTTCGGGAGGACCGGCAAGTGCGTGTCCTGCTCTTCAGAAGTGGAGTGAAGGGTGTATTCTGTGCAG GTGCAGACCTGAAGGAGCGGGAGCAGATGAGTGAGGCGGAGGTAGGGGTCTTCGTACACCGGCTCCGAGGCTTGATGAATGAGATTG CGGCCTTCCCTGCGCCCACCATTGCAGCTATGGATGGGTTTGCCTTGGGTGGAGGCCTGGAACTTGCCCTGGCCTGTGATCTCCGAGTGGCAG CAGCTTCCTCAGCTGTCATGGGGCTGATTGAGACCACCAGAGGGCTCCTCCCAGGAGCAG GAGGGACTCAGAGGCTGCCTCGATGCCTGGGGGTGGCCCTGGCAAAGGAACTCATCTTCACTGGTCGACGCCTGAGTGGGGCGCAGGCCCAGGCCCTGGGGCTGGTGAACCATGCTGTGGCCCCGAATAAGGAGGGCGACGCTGCCTACCACCGGGCACTGGCACTGGCCCAGGAGATCCTGCCCCAG GCCCCCATTGCTGTGCGGCTGGGCAAAGTAGCCATTGACCGAGGAATAGAG GTGGACATTGCATCAGGGATGGCCATTGAAGGGATATGCTACGCCCAG AATATTCCCACCCGGGACCGACTAGAGGGCATGGCAGCCTTCAGGGAGAAGCGGCCCCCCCAATTTCTTGGCGAGTGA
- the ECHDC2 gene encoding enoyl-CoA hydratase domain-containing protein 2, mitochondrial isoform X5, whose translation MLRALTLRLPGPWRRPPTRGCASGAAAGDPEIQVRALAAADQGADLKEREQMSEAEVGVFVHRLRGLMNEIAAFPAPTIAAMDGFALGGGLELALACDLRVAAASSAVMGLIETTRGLLPGAGGTQRLPRCLGVALAKELIFTGRRLSGAQAQALGLVNHAVAPNKEGDAAYHRALALAQEILPQAPIAVRLGKVAIDRGIEVDIASGMAIEGICYAQNIPTRDRLEGMAAFREKRPPQFLGE comes from the exons ATGCTGCGCGCCCTGACCCTGCGCCTGCCAGGCCCCTGGAGGCGCCCCCCAACCCGCGGCTGCGCCTCGGGCGCGGCGGCCGGGGACCCGGAGATCCAAGTGCGCGCCCTGGCCGCCGCAGACCAAG GTGCAGACCTGAAGGAGCGGGAGCAGATGAGTGAGGCGGAGGTAGGGGTCTTCGTACACCGGCTCCGAGGCTTGATGAATGAGATTG CGGCCTTCCCTGCGCCCACCATTGCAGCTATGGATGGGTTTGCCTTGGGTGGAGGCCTGGAACTTGCCCTGGCCTGTGATCTCCGAGTGGCAG CAGCTTCCTCAGCTGTCATGGGGCTGATTGAGACCACCAGAGGGCTCCTCCCAGGAGCAG GAGGGACTCAGAGGCTGCCTCGATGCCTGGGGGTGGCCCTGGCAAAGGAACTCATCTTCACTGGTCGACGCCTGAGTGGGGCGCAGGCCCAGGCCCTGGGGCTGGTGAACCATGCTGTGGCCCCGAATAAGGAGGGCGACGCTGCCTACCACCGGGCACTGGCACTGGCCCAGGAGATCCTGCCCCAG GCCCCCATTGCTGTGCGGCTGGGCAAAGTAGCCATTGACCGAGGAATAGAG GTGGACATTGCATCAGGGATGGCCATTGAAGGGATATGCTACGCCCAG AATATTCCCACCCGGGACCGACTAGAGGGCATGGCAGCCTTCAGGGAGAAGCGGCCCCCCCAATTTCTTGGCGAGTGA